The DNA window CGGGTCACACCCCCGTCCCCGCGTCGCCGCGGTCGTCGTCCTCCGGAGAGTTCCTCGAGACGCGTCGGCGGAGCGCGGCGGCCGCCTCGCCGATCGTGACCGTCGAGTCGCGCAACAGGTACGCGACCACGAGCAGCAGGAAGCCCAGCCCGGTGAGGTAGCCGCCGGGGCCGAACCACGCCACGCCGCTGATGTTGGCGATCTGGTAGCCGCCCAGAAGCGGCGGGGTGAACTCCGCGACGCCGACGATCGGCGCGTCCTCGCCGAGCGCGTGGCCGGCCTGGTGGAGCCGGTACTGGACGATCGCGAACGTGCCGACGAACGCGACCGTGGCCCCGATCAGCTGGCCGAGGAGTCCGAGCCGGAGCTTCCGATCCGTCGGCGCGAGCGCGACGAACACCCCCGCGGCCGCCACCGCGAGGAACACCACCGGCCCCAGGATCCACTCCGGGGCGGCGATCGCGTCCGGGTGGACCGCGTAGTTCGGGTCGACGAACACCGGGTCGGGATAGTAGAACCCGACGTAGTGGTTGAGCGCCTGTACCTCGGCGTAGTCGCCGCCGAGCCGGGGGTACGCGTACAGCGTGACGAGCAACCCGTCGGGGTACTGGGGCGCTTCGAAGGCGATCCGCCAGACGGGCACCGTGAGCGCGACGACGAACATCGCCGCCGCCGTCACGGGCAGGGCCCGTCTGAGCTCTCTCAGTCGGTCGAGTGGGGCGGTCATGGCGTGTGGGTGGTGTCGGGGTAGCGGTTGGAGCGGGCGACGGCCGCGTCCGGCGCCCCGGCGGTTCGTCGTTCGATGCCTCAGCCGTCCCGCGGCTCCACGAGGATGCGCGAGCGCATCTCGAGGTGGAGCGCGCTACAGAAGTACGCGCAGTACGCCCAGAACACGCCGGGGTCGTCGGCGGTGAACGTCACTTCCCGGGTGTCCTGGGGCGCGAGCGCGAGGTTGATGTCGTACTCCGGGATCGCGATCGAGTGGATCACGTCGCTCGTGGTCTCGATGTTGGAGATCTTCAGATGGACCTCGTCGCCCTCCCGGATCGTCACCTCGGGGAACGCGTACTCGTTGCGGCGCGCCCACATCTCGATCTCGACGGTGCTCTCGTCGACCCGCTCGAAGGACTCCTCGCCCTCGGGGACGAACTCGAGGTCGTAGTCGTCGGGGTCCCACGTCTTCGCCGGCTCGATCTTGTCCTTGTGGACGACGCTCGCGTCGTGCGGCTCGGGGTACGACGGCTTGTCCTTCACCAGCTCCATTCCGGCCTGGTCGTCGCCGATGTAGAACAGCTGGTCGTTCTCGGGGTGGATCGGACCCACCGGGAGGAACCGGTCCTTCGAGAGCTTGTTCAACGAGATCAGGTAGTCGCCCTGCGGCGACGCCGTGTACGACTCGCTCGCGATGAGGTGGCCGGGGTTGTAGTGGACGTCGTGTTTCTCGACTATCGGCTCCTCGGAGCCGGCCTCGGCCTCCACCGCAGCCTCGTAGTCCCACTTGACGACCTGCGAGTCGATGAAAAGCGTCGTGTACGCGTGGCCGCGGTCGTCGTAGGCGGTGTGGAGCGGCCCCATCCCGACCCGCGGCTGGCCGACGATCGCGTCGGCGGGGTCGTCGACCTCGGCGATCTCCTCGATCCCGATGACCGTACAGGTCGGGTCGAGCTTGCCGGAGGCGATCGCGTAGTTCCCGTCCGGCGTCACGCTGACCCCGTGCGGACTCTTCGGCGTCGGGACGTATCGGACGACCGGCCGGTCGCCCCCGTTGAGCGGGCTCTCCATCGTGCCGTCGACGACCGGTACGCCGCTTATCTCCTCGTACTCGCCGGCCTCGACGGCGTCCCAGATCGCGGGGATGTCGAACGCCTTCACGTAGTCGCGGTCCGACCGGGTCATCTCGCCCTGGGTGACGCCCTCCTCGCTGTTGTAGCCGGTCGCGAAGAACCAGCGGCCCTCCTTGCCGCCGTCGCCGTTGTCCATGTTGCCGTCGACCTCGACCTGCCACTCGATGTCCATCGTCTCGGGGTCGAAGGCCGTGAGCACGGAGCCGTACTCGTCGGGGCTGTCCACGTCGCGACCGTCGTTGGGCATCGGCACGCGGAACTCCCCGACGCCGAAGACGAGCTGGGTGTCGGGAAGCTGCATACACGCGCCGTGGACGCCCTGACAGTTCGGGACGTTCGTGATCGCGTCCGTCTCGAAGTACTCGAGGTCGACGCGGGCCATCCGGCCGTTCGCCTTGTCGTTGACGAACAGCCAGCGGCCGTCGTAGTCGTTGTCGGTCTGAGAGACCCGCGGGTGGTGGGTGTCGCCCCACGTGTAGCCGCCGCCCTCCTCCAGGATCTCGCTCGATCTCGCGTCGTGGCCGAACCCCCGCGCGCTCTCGGTGTTGAACACCGGGATCCGCATGAGCTCGCGCATCGACGGGAGCCCGACGACCCGGATCTCGCCGGTGTGGCCCCCGCTGAGGAAGCCGTAGTACTCGTCGTGTTCGCCCGGGGCGACCGAGTGCTCGCCGCTCGAAGCGGCGGATCCGCCGTCGCCGTTCCCCTCGTCAGAGAGGACGCTCGTACAGCCCGCCAGGCCGGTCATCGCGCCCACCGCGGCCCCGGCCTTCATGAAGTCGCGCCGGCCGATCTCCAGCCGCGGGAGCCCGAGGTTCGGCCGCCGAGCGGCCGTGGCGTCGGTCCCCTCCGCGGTCGCGGCGATGTCGCGCTCGTGGTCGGTCAGCAGGTGTTCGATGGTCCGGCCGTCGACGATCTCGGGACCGTCGTCGGTCGTCTCGTCTCCGGTCGTCCCGCCGTTCACCGTCCCGTCGTCGGTCGCGGAGGCGGTCCCCGCCGCGTCGGCGCGCTGTTCGTCGCTCCGTTCCCCCCGGTCGTCAGTTGAGTTCGGATGGGTAGTCATCGTGTCGTGGTCGGACGTCGGCGAGAGCGGCGTCTCCGCCGTCGTCGCCGTCGCGTTCCGTTCGGACCGCGCGGGCGAGTCGCTCCGCCGCCGGTTCGCCGAGGACGGCTCGCAGTTCCTCGGCGAACGCCGGGACGAGCCGGTCTCGGGCCGCCTCGACGTCGAAGCGGTACCGGTGGCGCGTCGTCCCGCGGTGCGTCTCGGCGTCGCGCTCGACGAGCCCCTTCTCGACCAGCCGGTCGACCGTCCGCTTGACGGTCGTGTACGCGACCTCGTCGCCGCGGCTCCGCACCGCGTCGAGCAGGTCGCGTGCCGTGAGGGGGGCGTCGGCGCGCCGCAGGACGGCGAGGATCTCGCGTTCCCGCGGTCCGAGCTGTGTCCACTGGGTCATGGGTTCCCGGAGCCGAACGAGTTCGTTCGACCCCGCTACCGATCACTACGGTCGAACCCGCCGCATGCCTGCCGCCGAACAGTTCGGCGGTTTAAGTATCCCGGCCCTCGGTAAAGACCTGCGAGAAGAGCGACGCCGTCACGAGCCGGAGGTGTTCGGAGACGGTCGACTTCGCGATCCCGAGCTCGTCGGCGAGGTCGGCCGCGGACGCGCCGCCGGGCTCGAAGTACCCGCGCTCGGCGGCGGCGGCCGCCACCTCCGCCTGTCGGTCGGTCACGCCGGTGAGGTCGATGGGGACGACGTCGCGGCGCTCGTCGTCGGGACTCCGGTCGACGAGGAGGCGACGCAGCTCGACGCCGAGCCCGGCGTCCTCGAAGCCGTCGACGACGGTCTCGAGCTCCTCGTGGCCGCTCAACACGAACGAGACGAGCAGCTCGCCGTCGTCCATCCGCGTCTCGCGCGGCGACACGGGGAAGTCCGCGAACGCCGCCGTGAGCCCGCCACACGAGCAGTCGCCGCAGACCCCGTCGGCGACGCCGTCCGCGTCGACCTCGTCGTCCGCGTCCGGACCGATCTCGCCGTCGCCGGGCGCGGTCGTCCCGTCGGCGGACGCGGTCGCCCCGCCGGCGGACCCGCCGACCGCGATCCCCCCGTCGGTCGCGGGACGCGCGTGTTCGACGCCGCCGTCGGAGTGAGCGATCTCGTATCGGCCGTGCGCGCGACCGCCGAACTCGACGAGCTCCAAGTCGGACGGCGGGTCGGCGGGGGGATCGGACGCGACGAACTCGACCGTGTCGTCGACGGGGTCGACGCGCACGTCCTCCACCTCCGTCGCCGCCGAGAGCGTCGCCACGGGACAGGCGTCGCAGGCCGACACCGCGAGTTGAACGTGGATCCCGTCGGTCATGGTGGTCGAGGGTACGGTATCCCGACTCAAATAACGCCGAGGGGGTTCCTACCGCGTG is part of the Halorubrum aethiopicum genome and encodes:
- the nosZ gene encoding TAT-dependent nitrous-oxide reductase, whose translation is MTTHPNSTDDRGERSDEQRADAAGTASATDDGTVNGGTTGDETTDDGPEIVDGRTIEHLLTDHERDIAATAEGTDATAARRPNLGLPRLEIGRRDFMKAGAAVGAMTGLAGCTSVLSDEGNGDGGSAASSGEHSVAPGEHDEYYGFLSGGHTGEIRVVGLPSMRELMRIPVFNTESARGFGHDARSSEILEEGGGYTWGDTHHPRVSQTDNDYDGRWLFVNDKANGRMARVDLEYFETDAITNVPNCQGVHGACMQLPDTQLVFGVGEFRVPMPNDGRDVDSPDEYGSVLTAFDPETMDIEWQVEVDGNMDNGDGGKEGRWFFATGYNSEEGVTQGEMTRSDRDYVKAFDIPAIWDAVEAGEYEEISGVPVVDGTMESPLNGGDRPVVRYVPTPKSPHGVSVTPDGNYAIASGKLDPTCTVIGIEEIAEVDDPADAIVGQPRVGMGPLHTAYDDRGHAYTTLFIDSQVVKWDYEAAVEAEAGSEEPIVEKHDVHYNPGHLIASESYTASPQGDYLISLNKLSKDRFLPVGPIHPENDQLFYIGDDQAGMELVKDKPSYPEPHDASVVHKDKIEPAKTWDPDDYDLEFVPEGEESFERVDESTVEIEMWARRNEYAFPEVTIREGDEVHLKISNIETTSDVIHSIAIPEYDINLALAPQDTREVTFTADDPGVFWAYCAYFCSALHLEMRSRILVEPRDG
- a CDS encoding BlaI/MecI/CopY family transcriptional regulator — its product is MTQWTQLGPREREILAVLRRADAPLTARDLLDAVRSRGDEVAYTTVKRTVDRLVEKGLVERDAETHRGTTRHRYRFDVEAARDRLVPAFAEELRAVLGEPAAERLARAVRTERDGDDGGDAALADVRPRHDDYPSELN
- a CDS encoding helix-turn-helix domain-containing protein yields the protein MTDGIHVQLAVSACDACPVATLSAATEVEDVRVDPVDDTVEFVASDPPADPPSDLELVEFGGRAHGRYEIAHSDGGVEHARPATDGGIAVGGSAGGATASADGTTAPGDGEIGPDADDEVDADGVADGVCGDCSCGGLTAAFADFPVSPRETRMDDGELLVSFVLSGHEELETVVDGFEDAGLGVELRRLLVDRSPDDERRDVVPIDLTGVTDRQAEVAAAAAERGYFEPGGASAADLADELGIAKSTVSEHLRLVTASLFSQVFTEGRDT